The proteins below are encoded in one region of Coffea arabica cultivar ET-39 chromosome 4c, Coffea Arabica ET-39 HiFi, whole genome shotgun sequence:
- the LOC113739311 gene encoding protein FAR1-RELATED SEQUENCE 5-like, whose amino-acid sequence MDCSKLAENGTPELGMEFNSEEDAYKFYNKYAFKMGFSVRKDYLNKDKDGMTTSRRYSCCKEGVKRKYESDVMPKRTRAPTKTGCGAKMVIVLFRGTMKYRVHDLVLEHNHELHIAQCAHMMPSQRKVSVTQEFQAEISEDAGLSLKQSHELMGTEAGGMGNVGYTRDDLKRYLRTRRKRSLKYGEARMLIDYNFFGDVVTFDTTYKTNKEYRPLGVFVGFNQHRQIVIFGAALMYDETIDSFKWVFGTFLEAMCGKHPNTILTDQDHAMAAALSIVMPETFHGLCTFHIRRNFMKHLGNHYKENSDLPYMFGACMYEFEEVEQFNRVWEAMVKKHNLENNEWLSELYKIRDKWARCMMKERWTAGMRSTQLSESLNAAIKNHLKLDHDLVQFFRHFNRVVDEKRQNELIAEYEMRQKLPMIGLRQTPMLVHALETYSPTVFVAFQNEYGESTAMVILRQQDAAMFVEFAVMRYDGGPERTVVFNRNDLSVRCSCKKYENEGILCGHALKVFDTVGIKIIPPEYIKRRWTKRARAGDCFDRRGQEVVADPKVMISTRYRELAPAMIKVATRAAMSEDTSKVAITVISDLSKRVELLLSESEEQPLQNQKNLNMEERDKIEIVSESEPTSVSFEEYMFMGCRSSTDSVSTHSMSQTVNGPLNVVAPDTDESQTEERGAISTHCDVDAYHVFAPSPQGRNNTQGLQLRVDVASPQNEVDE is encoded by the exons ATGGATTGCAGCAAATTGGCAGAAAATGGGACCCCTGAATTAGGAATGGAGTTCAACAGTGAAGAGGATGCGTACAAGTTTTACAACAAGTATGCCTTTAAAATGGGTTTCAGTGTACGTAAAGACTATCTGAATAAAGACAAAGACGGCATGACCACGTCTAGGAGATATAGTTGCTGCAAGGAAGGTGTGAAACGCAAGTACGAAAGTGATGTGATGCCAAAGAGGACACGAGCGCCGACGAAAACAGGGTGTGGAGCTAAGATGGTTATCGTGTTGTTTAGAGGGACAATGAAGTACCGTGTGCATGACCTTGTCTTAGAGCATAATCATGAGTTGCACATTGCTCAATGTGCTCACATGATGCCATCACAAAGAAAAGTGAGTGTGACTCAAGAATTCCAAGCTGAAATAAGCGAGGATGCTGGGCTTTCATTGAAACAGAGCCATGAGCTTATGGGAACGGAAGCAGGTGGGATGGGTAATGTGGGATATACTCGGGATGATCTTAAACGATATCTTCGAACAAGACGGAAAAGGAGCTTGAAATATGGAGAAGCAA GAATGTTAATTGACTACAACTTTTTTGGAGACGTAGTCACATTCGACACAacttacaaaacaaataaagaatacCGGCCACTTGGAGTATTTGTGGGTTTTAACCAGCATAGGCAAATTGTGATATTCGGTGCTGCCCTTATGTATGATGAGACGATAGATTCTTTCAAATGGGTGTTTGGTACATTTTTAGAAGCAATGTGCGGAAAACATCCAAATACCATACTAACCGACCAAGATCACGCCATGGCAGCCGCTCTTTCAATTGTCATGCCTGAAACATTTCACGGTCTATGTACGTTTCACATAAGGCGTAATTTTATGAAACATCTTGGCAATCACTACAAGGAAAATAGTGATCTTCCATACATGTTTGGTGCCTGCATGTATGAGTTTGAAGAAGTGGAACAATTCAATAGGGTGTGGGAGGCGATGGTGAAGAAACACAatcttgaaaataatgaatggCTCTCGGAGTTGTACAAAATTCGTGATAAATGGGCAAGGTGCATGATGAAAGAAAGATGGACCGCGGGAATGCGAAGCACCCAACTCAGCGAAAGCCTAAATGCAGCaattaaaaatcatttgaaactgGATCATGACCTTGTGCAGTTCTTTAGACATTTCAATCGGGTGGTTGATGAAAAGAGACAAAATGAACTGATCGCAGAATATGAAATGAGGCAAAAGCTCCCCATGATAGGGTTAAGGCAAACACCTATGCTTGTGCATGCATTAGAGACGTATTCACCAACCGTATTTGTTGCATTCCAAAATGAATATGGCGAGTCAACAGCTATGGTTATATTGAGACAACAAGATGCAGCGATGTTTGTGGAGTTTGCGGTCATGAGGTATGATGGAGGACCTGAAAGAACAGTAGTATTCAATCGGAATGATCTAAGTGTACGTTGTAGTTGCAAAAAATACGAGAATGAAGGCATTTTATGTGGGCACGCGTTGAAGGTGTTTGATACCGTGGGTATAAAAATAATTCCTCCTGAATACATTAAAAGGCGATGGACAAAAAGAGCTCGGGCTGGAGATTGTTTTGATCGGCGAGGACAGGAAGTTGTGGCTGATCCTAAAGTCATGATTTCAACTCGTTATCGGGAGCTCGCTCCAGCCATGATTAAGGTCGCAACTCGAGCAGCAATGTCGGAGGACACCAGCAAAGTAGCAATCACTGTCATATCCGATTTGTCAAAGAGAGTTGAGCTCCTCCTCTCAGAAAGTGAAGAGCAACCtttgcaaaatcaaaaaaatctgaATATGGAGGAAcgagataaaattgaaatt GTCTCAGAATCGGAGCCGACATCGGTTTCATTTGAGGAATACATGTTTATGGGATGCCGTTCATCTACTGACTCTGTTTCG ACGCATTCAATGAGTCAGACAGTGAATGGCCCTCTAAATGTTGTTGCTCCCGATACCGATGAAAGTCAAACG GAGGAGCGTGGGGCAATTTCAACACACTGTGATGTTGATGCATATCATGTATTTGCACCATCACCTCAG GGAAGAAATAACACACAGGGATTGCAACTACGCGTTGACGTCGCCTCCCCCCAAAATGAGGTTGATGAATGA
- the LOC113740335 gene encoding 2-oxoglutarate-dependent dioxygenase 19, whose translation MANKVFPTVDLSPFFNGENDENGKKKAKETISKACSEYGFFLIVNHGVPQEFLSKAMQLSKTYFKYPDEEKLKCSPKFGVPLPAGYIKQPHNVPDKNEFIIMFPPDSSFNVLPSNPPEFKETLEKMFICFSKLGELMESIINECLGLPTNFLKEYNHDRSWDLMVAMHYFAAVGAEDIGQSEHEDGSCISFVVQDDVSGLEVQYNGEWIPVIPEEGKIVVNVADVIQVLTNNRFKSGMHRVASPKGRSRNSFAFFYNLPGEKWVEPLPQFTKEIGEEPKYRGFKNQDYQALRMRNKTHPPARPEDVIRITHYAIPTSGNQKFA comes from the exons ATGGCCAACAAAGTTTTTCCCACAGTTGATCTCTCCCCTTTCTTCAATGGAGAAAATGATGAGAATGGCAAAAAGAAAGCCAAAGAAACAATTAGCAAGGCCTGCTCTGAATATGGTTTTTTCCTCATCGTCAACCATGGGGTACCCCAAGAATTTTTAAGCAAAGCAATGCAACTCTCAAAGACATACTTCAAGTATCCAGATGAGGAGAAGCTCAAGTGTAGTCCTAAATTTGGAGTACCTCTTCCTGCTGGTTACATCAAGCAGCCTCATAACGTACCTGATAAGAATGAATTCATTATCATGTTTCCACCGGACTCCAGCTTCAATGTGCTGCCTAGCAATCCACCAGAattcaa GGAAACATTGGAAAAGATGTTCATCTGCTTTTCCAAGCTTGGTGAACTGATGGAAAGCATCATAAATGAGTGTCTTGGACTCCCAACAAACTTCCTCAAAGAGTACAATCATGATAGGAGCTGGGATTTAATGGTGGCTATGCATTACTTTGCAGCTGTTGGAGCTGAGGATATAGGACAATCAGAGCATGAGGATGGAAGCTGCATATCCTTTGTTGTACAAGATGATGTTAGCGGCCTGGAAGTCCAATACAATGGAGAATGGATTCCGGTTATCCCTGAAGAAGGGAAAATAGTGGTCAATGTGGCGGACGTGATTCAG GTGTTGACGAATAACAGGTTCAAAAGTGGAATGCATAGAGTTGCAAGTCCCAAAGGAAGAAGCCGAAATTCCTTTGCATTTTTCTATAATTTACCTGGAGAAAAGTGGGTAGAACCATTACCACAGTTTACTAAAGAGATTGGAGAGGAACCGAAGTACAGAGGGTTCAAAAACCAGGATTACCAAGCCTTGAGAATGCGGAACAAGACTCATCCACCAGCTAGACCAGAAGATGTTATTCGCATCACTCATTATGCAATTCCTACCTcaggaaaccaaaaatttgcATAA